CGACCTTGAAAATCGCAAGTGTTTGAGCAGCTACTGATTTCACGATATTCGCCACCATTTTGTCCTGGAAGCCAAACCTCAAGATCGTAAGTCTTAGCTGCACAAAAGCCCATATCGCCCGTGCAAAGCAGTACACGTCGATAGGCCAGACCTAATGCTTCGAGAATACCTTCAGCATTGCGTGTCATTTTTTCATGCTCATCCCAAGATGTCTCTTGGTTTGTGATTTTTACAAGTTCAACTTTTTGAAATTGGTGTAAACGAATTAGACCGCGCACATCACGACCATAACTGCCTGCTTCACCGCGAAAACATGGAGTATATGAAGTGTAATAAATGGGTAGTAGATCTTCTTCTAGAATTTTCTCGCGATGCATGTTGCACAGTGGAACCTCTGCTGTCGGTATTAAATAAAGCGTTCGTTCCGTAGAATTTGTCTTAAAGAGATCAGCTTCAAACTTCGGCAGTTGTCCAGAGCCTGTCATCGTATCGGCAGTAACTAAAAACGGCGGAATTATTTCCTCATATCCATTCTGTCGGTGCTGATCGAGCATAAAGGCAATTAATGCGCGTTCCAATCGAGCGCCGTCTCCGCGATAAAGCGAGAACCGTGCCCCGGATAAAAGCGCAGCACTCTCAAAATCCAGAATTCCAAGCGCTTCACCAATTTCCCAGTGTGCTTTAGCGGAAAATGAAAATGTCGGTTTAGTGCCCCACTCTTTTACTACGACATTCTCTTCTGAACTTTTCCCCTGTGGGACACTTTGATCAGGGAGATTAGGAATTCGTAATTGTAAATCTTCAAATTGTGCTTCAATTTCGGAAAGTGCGGCAGCTAGTTCTTTTTCGCGATCGCCTGAATTTTTAAGGCTAGACAAGAGTGCGCTTACATCTCTGCCTTCTTTCTTGGCTTTGGCAATTTCAGGGCCTAAAGAGTTTTTGTTAGCGCGAATACTTTCAAGTTCAACGATAATTTCCTTACGTCTGCTATCGAGATTAGGAAATGAATCCAAATCCTCCGGGATCGTCCGCGTTACTAATTTATTTTTAGTTCCAGCAAAATCTTCGCGCAATAATTCTAGGTCAATCATAATTCCTCAAGCTCAGGACCATTTTCAATGGAGCAAAATATCTTACACCTGGGCTTTAAGATGTTCAATAGAAACTACTTTTTTCAAAGTAGGGTCAAGAATTACCCCAATCACATCAATGCGACGGGATTTCGCAGAGCGTGCACGCGGGGTTAAGAGTTCGAAAATTTGCGAGAGTCTACGGAGTTTTTTCTGCTTAGTGGCAGTAATGTTTTCAAATAAAAGCTGCTTAGCTACGAACCCAGGGTAACGTGTTTTCACTTCTACGTAGACAAGTTCCGATTGATCGAGCGCGATGATATCAATTTCACCTGCGCGGCAGCGCCAATTCTTAAACCAAATCTTATAACCTTGGCGCAGTAGATAAAGCTCTGCCGCCCTCTCGCCGAGTACCCCAAGCTCCTTGTTTCCGTGAGACAATTGCACGGATGAAGGACTGCCGGTGAATCGTGCAAGGACCGAATTCTTCAATCCGTTGACAGTGTAGTGCAGTGCCATAGCCTTTATGCTTTTCAAATTCATACGCAGGATAACGTTCAGCAAATTTACTCATCAAACGATCTCGCGTAACTTTTGCAAGAATCGAGGCAGCTGAAATAGCTGCAATCTGATCGTCCCCTTTTATTATCGGCTCTCCCAGGTATGATGTTGCCTGCTCAGGTAAGAAAAAATGGTTTCCATCAACTAAAAAATAGAGATTTACGTCGCGCAGGTGCTGGCTGAGCTTCTGAGCACAAAGCAACATCGCCAGCTTTGTTGCTTGTAAAATATTAAGCTTGTCGATGCGACGCGCTCCGATTGAAACAATTGTGTAGGCTAAAGCCGAATTCACTATTTCCGAGTAAAGTAATTCGCGTTTCTTTGGCGTAATTTTTTTTGAATCACGTAGCTCGTGATTGAGATAAGCCTTTGGAAGCACTACGGCAGCTGCCGTAACGGGGCCTGCCAGTGGGCCGCGACCTGCTTCATCTATTCCAGCAATCAAAAACGGCTTTGTCAGGTTTAAACACATGCTTTTTCTTTAATTTTAACAAACAGCCCAGTTTCCTTGCTGAACTAGATCATAGTTTAGAAAATTGTTATCAAAGCTGCACTACATATTCTTTTATTTTTTAATGCGAGGTCAAAGTGAGTCTCTCTACTGCTGAAGTAAAACATATCGCAAAGCTTGCAGCCTTCAAGCTCAATGACGAGCAAATCGAACATATCAAAGGCGAATTAAATGCCATCCTTGACTATGTTGCACAGCTGCAAGAGGTGAACACTGAAGGAGTCCCGCCCACATCGCATGTGCACGGAGTCACAAATGTATTCCGCGAGGATGTTTCGCAGGAGTCCCTCCCAGTTGAAGCACTCGAGCGTAACGCTCCTGATTTTGCTGACGGTGGCTTCCGCGTACCTAAAATTATTGGTTAATTATTTAGAGATTTAAATTTATGAGCGAACTTGTTTCATTAACTGCAGCAGCGATGCGCGAGGGTATCATCAGCGGAAAATTCTCAGCTGTTGAATTGACTAAAGCACACCTTGAGCAAATTAAAAAAACCAATGAAACTTACAATTCATTCTTAACAATCTGCGAAGAGCAGGCCTTAGCTGAAGCTCAGGCAGTTGATGCGAGAATCGCCAAAGATAAGAAAAATGTCCCACTACTTGCTGGCGTTCCTGTCGCAGTTAAAGACATGCTAATTACAAAAGGCATTGAAACAACTGCCGCCTCTAAAGTTTTAAAGGGATTTGTTCCGCCTTATGAATCAACTGTTGTTGAGCGTTTACGAAATTCTGGGGCTGTGATTATCGGCAAAACAAACTTAGATGAATTTGCTATGGGCGCGTCAAACGAGCGCTCCGCGTTTGGGCCTGTAAAAAACCCTTATGATTTAACACGTGTTCCAGGTGGATCTAGCGGCGGGTCGGTTGTTGCAGTTGCCACCGGTCAGGCGCCGTTATCGCTTGGCACAGATACTGGTGGGTCGATTCGTCAGCCTGCTGCATTAACTGGTGTGATTGGACTTAAGCCAACTTATGGTCGAGTCAGTCGCTACGGAGCAATTGCTTTTGCTTCTTCGCTTGATCAAATTGGCCCGATGGCGCGCTCAGTTGAAGATATCGGAAGAATTTTACAGGTCATCTCTGGACACGATGAAAAAGACTCAACTTCAATGGAGGTTGATGTTCCTGACTTTGTAAATGAGCTTTCGCTGAATAACACAACTAACCTTGCAGGGCTTAGAATTGGAGTCCCGCGCGAATACTTTATTGATGGAATTCAAGAAGACACTCGCAAAGCTGTAGAGGAAGGGATTGCTCTTTTAGCCAAACTTGGTGCAGAAATTAAAGAGATTTCACTGCCACATTCAAGTTACGGGGTTTCAGTTTATTATATCATTGGGCCAGCTGAGGCTTCATCTAACTTAGCGCGCTACGATGGGATTCGTTACGGCTATCGCTCCGAGGGGGCAACTTCCCTGACAGATGTCTATGAGATGTCGCGTGGCGAGTCTTTTGGCGCGGAAGTTCGCCGCAGAATTCTAGTCGGCTCTTATGTGCTTTCAGCTGGATACTATGATGCTTACTATCGCAAAGCCCAGCAAGTGCGAACCTTAATTTGCAATGATTTTAAAGCTGCATTTGCGAATGACTGTGATTTAATTGCGACACCAACATCTCCGTCGACGGCCTTTAAAATCGGCGAGAAAATGAGCGACCCAATTGCAATGTAC
Above is a window of bacterium DNA encoding:
- the serS gene encoding serine--tRNA ligase → MIDLELLREDFAGTKNKLVTRTIPEDLDSFPNLDSRRKEIIVELESIRANKNSLGPEIAKAKKEGRDVSALLSSLKNSGDREKELAAALSEIEAQFEDLQLRIPNLPDQSVPQGKSSEENVVVKEWGTKPTFSFSAKAHWEIGEALGILDFESAALLSGARFSLYRGDGARLERALIAFMLDQHRQNGYEEIIPPFLVTADTMTGSGQLPKFEADLFKTNSTERTLYLIPTAEVPLCNMHREKILEEDLLPIYYTSYTPCFRGEAGSYGRDVRGLIRLHQFQKVELVKITNQETSWDEHEKMTRNAEGILEALGLAYRRVLLCTGDMGFCAAKTYDLEVWLPGQNGGEYREISSCSNTCDFQGRRTKTRYRPKAGGKPKFVHMLNGSGLAVGRTFLAILENYQQADGSVIIPEVLRPYLGGQERIAPAL
- the gatA gene encoding Asp-tRNA(Asn)/Glu-tRNA(Gln) amidotransferase subunit GatA — its product is MSELVSLTAAAMREGIISGKFSAVELTKAHLEQIKKTNETYNSFLTICEEQALAEAQAVDARIAKDKKNVPLLAGVPVAVKDMLITKGIETTAASKVLKGFVPPYESTVVERLRNSGAVIIGKTNLDEFAMGASNERSAFGPVKNPYDLTRVPGGSSGGSVVAVATGQAPLSLGTDTGGSIRQPAALTGVIGLKPTYGRVSRYGAIAFASSLDQIGPMARSVEDIGRILQVISGHDEKDSTSMEVDVPDFVNELSLNNTTNLAGLRIGVPREYFIDGIQEDTRKAVEEGIALLAKLGAEIKEISLPHSSYGVSVYYIIGPAEASSNLARYDGIRYGYRSEGATSLTDVYEMSRGESFGAEVRRRILVGSYVLSAGYYDAYYRKAQQVRTLICNDFKAAFANDCDLIATPTSPSTAFKIGEKMSDPIAMYLADVLTIPTNLAGLPGISLPCKHDSQGLPIGFQLIGPAFSESLMLRVSQAFMKEVGYDTTQKIAR
- a CDS encoding ribonuclease HII, which translates into the protein MCLNLTKPFLIAGIDEAGRGPLAGPVTAAAVVLPKAYLNHELRDSKKITPKKRELLYSEIVNSALAYTIVSIGARRIDKLNILQATKLAMLLCAQKLSQHLRDVNLYFLVDGNHFFLPEQATSYLGEPIIKGDDQIAAISAASILAKVTRDRLMSKFAERYPAYEFEKHKGYGTALHCQRIEEFGPCTIHRQSFIRAIVSRKQGAWGTRREGGRALSTAPRL
- the gatC gene encoding Asp-tRNA(Asn)/Glu-tRNA(Gln) amidotransferase subunit GatC; the encoded protein is MSLSTAEVKHIAKLAAFKLNDEQIEHIKGELNAILDYVAQLQEVNTEGVPPTSHVHGVTNVFREDVSQESLPVEALERNAPDFADGGFRVPKIIG
- a CDS encoding YraN family protein, whose translation is MSHGNKELGVLGERAAELYLLRQGYKIWFKNWRCRAGEIDIIALDQSELVYVEVKTRYPGFVAKQLLFENITATKQKKLRRLSQIFELLTPRARSAKSRRIDVIGVILDPTLKKVVSIEHLKAQV